A window of the Puniceicoccaceae bacterium genome harbors these coding sequences:
- a CDS encoding histidine kinase — protein sequence IYSQPALPTPSHRRSPGVVLLRSLGLLWATLGFFSSHLLTAAESTAVELEVIDASYETWDASTNEWHRTTLPWVYSKGFWHRWKEQVVQYRYRLTLRSHVEADAMRQTYYFVINLPGTYEVFLDGKSIGTNGDVKIEDGMVRELGAGKNRIILLLPPTLLQPGEHEVLLMGYRTPHWVLLNHAGFHLQPLDAMIANERWHIINYGSYLVYFVFGVFFLSTFFTRRDSLVQFYLGTLCILFSTFALNKLAYYHMDLTYRQAAWAIYLVYSVNYVISVFGHLLLFETFRFPRRIAWMLLPIPLLLAAILEGFASYGVLKVAYEWLALVSIVAIFLRRKYAVTASIILVMLSIVYSMRLFEKQQFVIYFVLFLYLLFSIALALYKQHKEKQDAILTNTRLNLELVKNKIQPHFILNSMTSAMEWIESNPKQGVAFLGALAREFEVLSRMTDQKLIPVGMEIDSCRNYLKVMEFRKKAEYHLVLRNVNLNSTLPPSIIRNLLENAISHNSFGTTSVEFVLEETRDKSRRIYTFRSPITNPPTSTHSPEDGTGIQYIKARLMESYKNRWSFSHGPCSQEWVTTIEIH from the coding sequence GATCTATTCGCAACCTGCATTGCCTACCCCTTCACATCGGAGAAGTCCGGGTGTAGTGCTCCTGCGCAGTCTGGGTCTTCTTTGGGCTACGCTCGGATTCTTTTCGTCACATCTCCTGACCGCAGCAGAAAGCACTGCTGTCGAGTTGGAAGTGATCGATGCGAGCTACGAAACCTGGGATGCCTCAACGAACGAATGGCATCGCACCACACTTCCGTGGGTTTATTCCAAGGGTTTCTGGCACCGTTGGAAAGAACAGGTGGTTCAATACCGTTACCGGCTAACCCTGCGTAGCCATGTGGAAGCAGACGCCATGCGCCAGACCTACTATTTTGTTATCAACCTGCCCGGAACGTACGAAGTGTTTCTGGATGGGAAATCCATCGGAACAAACGGTGATGTCAAAATCGAAGATGGGATGGTGCGTGAACTTGGAGCTGGCAAAAACCGAATAATCCTGCTCCTGCCTCCTACGCTCCTGCAACCCGGTGAGCACGAAGTCCTGCTCATGGGATACCGAACCCCGCACTGGGTGTTGTTGAATCATGCTGGATTCCACCTGCAGCCACTGGATGCCATGATTGCAAATGAGCGGTGGCACATCATCAACTACGGCTCTTACCTTGTCTATTTTGTGTTTGGAGTCTTTTTTCTCTCCACCTTCTTCACCCGCCGCGACAGTCTCGTTCAATTCTACCTCGGCACACTGTGCATTTTGTTTTCCACCTTTGCCCTGAACAAACTGGCCTACTACCACATGGATCTGACGTATCGTCAGGCAGCGTGGGCAATCTATCTGGTTTATTCGGTTAACTACGTGATCAGCGTTTTCGGGCATCTCTTGCTCTTCGAAACCTTCCGCTTCCCGCGTCGCATCGCCTGGATGTTGTTGCCGATTCCCCTGCTGCTTGCAGCAATTCTTGAGGGGTTTGCAAGCTATGGAGTGTTGAAAGTTGCCTATGAATGGCTGGCTCTGGTCTCAATCGTGGCAATCTTCCTTCGCCGAAAATATGCTGTGACGGCGTCGATCATTCTGGTGATGCTTTCCATCGTTTACAGCATGCGCCTTTTTGAGAAACAGCAGTTTGTGATTTATTTTGTCCTGTTTCTTTACCTGCTTTTCTCCATCGCGCTGGCCCTCTACAAACAGCACAAAGAAAAACAGGACGCCATCCTGACCAACACACGTCTCAATCTCGAACTGGTTAAAAACAAGATTCAACCCCACTTTATCTTGAATTCCATGACCTCTGCGATGGAATGGATCGAATCAAACCCAAAACAGGGAGTCGCTTTTTTAGGAGCACTGGCCCGTGAGTTCGAGGTGCTATCCCGCATGACTGACCAAAAGCTGATTCCAGTCGGCATGGAGATTGATTCCTGCCGGAACTATCTGAAAGTCATGGAGTTTCGAAAAAAGGCAGAATACCATCTGGTGCTGCGTAATGTGAATCTCAACAGCACCCTACCCCCTTCCATCATTCGCAATCTTCTTGAGAACGCCATTTCCCACAATTCTTTTGGCACGACCAGTGTTGAATTCGTGCTGGAGGAAACCCGGGATAAATCCCGCCGCATCTACACCTTTCGATCCCCGATCACTAACCCACCGACTTCAACCCACAGTCCAGAAGATGGCACGGGCATTCAGTATATCAAGGCACGCCTGATGGAGTCCTACAAAAATCGCTGGAGCTTTTCCCACGGACCGTGCAGTCAAGAATGGGTTACGACCATTGAAATCCATTAA